A single genomic interval of Desulfuromonas sp. harbors:
- a CDS encoding metalloregulator ArsR/SmtB family transcription factor — protein sequence MEFDKMCSYEREAEILKVLGHPVRLKIVGGLMSQSCNVKKIWECLELPQATVSQHLALLKNKGIIEGRREGVEVFYQVTSDEARRIVGALFEAGPCK from the coding sequence ATGGAATTCGATAAGATGTGCAGCTATGAGCGCGAGGCTGAAATCCTCAAGGTGCTCGGGCACCCCGTTCGGCTGAAAATCGTCGGCGGCCTTATGTCCCAGAGCTGCAACGTGAAGAAAATCTGGGAGTGCCTGGAGCTCCCTCAGGCCACAGTATCCCAGCACTTGGCCCTGTTAAAGAACAAGGGAATCATCGAAGGCCGCCGAGAAGGCGTGGAGGTCTTTTACCAGGTCACCTCCGATGAAGCCCGACGCATCGTAGGCGCCCTGTTCGAGGCCGGCCCCTGCAAATGA
- a CDS encoding 4-oxalocrotonate tautomerase family protein, protein MPLVIVKTVEGASNETKSRLVARMTEVVTEVLGKNPETTHVIIEEVPAENWGLRGKTVANIRDGK, encoded by the coding sequence ATGCCGCTAGTTATTGTCAAGACCGTGGAAGGGGCGAGCAACGAAACGAAAAGCCGGCTTGTCGCGAGGATGACGGAGGTGGTCACCGAGGTTCTGGGCAAGAACCCGGAGACGACTCACGTGATTATCGAGGAGGTTCCCGCAGAGAACTGGGGGTTGAGGGGCAAGACGGTGGCCAATATCCGCGACGGGAAATAG
- a CDS encoding class I SAM-dependent rRNA methyltransferase — MTRLTLRPGRDRRVRGGHPWVFSNEISLIDGTPPPGEAVEVYAHRGEFLGTAYYNPHSLIAARILSRESESIDTAAFFRQRISRARDYRTSVYGKLNAVRLVHGEADGLPGLVIDRYGEVLSVQLLTAGMDRRRNLILEALDELFSPAAVIARNDVGVRELEGLPRQVELLTGQLPDRLVVTENCLDFRVDVGEGQKTGHFLDQKENHLALRGRVEGKRVLDLFCYSGSWSLHAARFGASDVTGVDISRTALALAEENARLNGVEERCSFAKADVFELLREKERSGERFGTVVLDPPAFVKSRKKLPEALRGYLTVNRRAMNLVEPGGFLFTCTCSHHLQREAFIDMLRQAAGQAGRGVRLLEIRGQAYDHPVLLSCPETEYLKCAVLQLL; from the coding sequence ATGACCCGACTCACCCTCCGCCCGGGACGCGACCGCCGGGTCCGGGGTGGGCATCCCTGGGTCTTCAGCAACGAGATATCTCTCATCGACGGAACGCCCCCCCCCGGCGAGGCCGTTGAGGTCTACGCCCACCGCGGAGAATTCCTCGGAACCGCCTATTACAATCCCCACTCTCTCATCGCCGCCCGCATCCTGTCGCGGGAGAGCGAATCGATCGACACAGCCGCCTTTTTCCGCCAGCGCATCTCCCGGGCCCGGGACTACCGCACCAGCGTATACGGTAAACTGAACGCCGTGCGCCTGGTCCACGGTGAGGCGGATGGGTTGCCGGGCCTGGTGATCGACCGCTACGGCGAGGTCCTATCTGTGCAGTTGCTCACCGCAGGCATGGACCGGCGCCGGAACCTGATCCTCGAGGCTCTGGACGAACTCTTTTCCCCCGCGGCGGTCATCGCCCGCAACGATGTGGGAGTTCGGGAACTGGAAGGACTCCCCCGGCAGGTGGAACTGCTGACGGGCCAGCTCCCCGACCGACTGGTCGTCACGGAGAACTGTCTGGACTTTCGGGTCGATGTCGGAGAGGGGCAGAAGACCGGGCACTTCCTGGACCAGAAGGAGAATCACCTGGCCCTGCGGGGCAGGGTCGAAGGGAAACGGGTCCTCGACCTGTTCTGCTACTCGGGAAGCTGGTCGCTCCATGCCGCCCGTTTCGGGGCCAGTGATGTCACCGGAGTGGACATTTCGAGAACGGCCCTTGCCCTTGCCGAGGAGAATGCGCGCCTCAACGGAGTGGAGGAGCGATGCTCCTTTGCCAAGGCCGATGTGTTCGAATTGCTGAGGGAAAAGGAGCGAAGCGGGGAGCGCTTCGGCACCGTCGTCCTCGACCCTCCCGCCTTTGTGAAAAGCAGGAAAAAACTTCCCGAGGCCCTGCGCGGCTACCTCACAGTCAACCGTCGGGCCATGAACCTGGTGGAACCGGGCGGTTTCCTCTTCACCTGCACCTGCTCCCATCACCTACAGCGCGAAGCGTTCATCGACATGCTGCGCCAGGCCGCCGGCCAAGCCGGACGCGGAGTGCGCCTGCTGGAAATCCGGGGCCAGGCCTATGACCATCCCGTGCTTCTGAGCTGCCCGGAGACCGAATACCTCAAGTGCGCGGTCCTGCAACTCCTCTGA